A region of Pleionea litopenaei DNA encodes the following proteins:
- the cheY gene encoding chemotaxis response regulator CheY → MKILIVDDFSTMRRIVKNLLRDLGFTNTAEADDGQTALPMLQSGDFDFLVTDWNMPGMQGIDLLKNVRADPALKDLPVLMVTAEAKREQIVEAAQAGVNGYIVKPFTAGTLKEKIDKIFERIDGN, encoded by the coding sequence ATGAAAATTCTCATAGTTGATGATTTTTCGACCATGAGGCGCATCGTTAAAAACCTGCTGAGGGATTTAGGATTTACCAATACGGCAGAGGCTGACGATGGCCAAACTGCTTTACCCATGCTTCAGTCTGGCGATTTTGATTTTCTAGTCACTGACTGGAATATGCCAGGAATGCAAGGGATCGACCTGCTGAAGAATGTTCGTGCCGATCCGGCATTGAAAGATCTTCCAGTGCTTATGGTCACTGCTGAGGCAAAACGTGAGCAGATTGTCGAGGCGGCACAAGCCGGCGTCAACGGATACATTGTTAAACCCTTCACGGCAGGTACTTTGAAAGAGAAGATCGATAAGATTTTTGAACGAATCGACGGAAACTAA
- a CDS encoding protein phosphatase CheZ, with translation METQDKLMADVTIEQAKHLIKCLEEGNVQAARETIDGLSQIREASLFCEVGKLTRQLHEALSNFQLDDKIAGLAAHEIPDAKDRLNYVITTTENAANKTMDSVEQCLPISENIRNTAESLLNDWERLYRRELKPGEFRELASRVEEFLKSVGNDSNSLSALLTDVLVAQDYQDLTGQVIRKVITLVQDVEENLVALIKMFGRVEDYQRAQTETKPVKGAEGPIIDQSRDDVLTSQDDVDDLLSSLGF, from the coding sequence ATGGAAACTCAAGACAAACTGATGGCCGACGTTACCATTGAGCAGGCTAAGCATTTAATCAAATGCCTTGAAGAAGGAAATGTACAAGCCGCTCGAGAAACCATAGACGGTCTATCACAGATTCGTGAAGCCAGCTTATTCTGTGAAGTTGGAAAACTCACTCGCCAATTGCACGAAGCACTCTCTAACTTTCAATTGGACGATAAAATTGCCGGTCTTGCAGCTCACGAAATTCCAGATGCAAAAGACCGTTTAAACTATGTTATTACGACGACTGAGAACGCAGCAAATAAAACGATGGACTCAGTCGAGCAGTGTCTGCCTATCTCTGAGAATATTCGCAATACCGCTGAAAGCCTATTGAATGATTGGGAGCGACTCTACCGAAGAGAGCTTAAACCCGGGGAATTTCGCGAGTTAGCTTCGCGAGTAGAAGAATTCTTAAAATCGGTTGGTAACGATTCAAATAGTTTGAGCGCATTGCTGACCGATGTACTGGTTGCGCAAGATTACCAAGATTTAACCGGGCAAGTGATTCGAAAAGTTATCACCTTGGTACAAGATGTTGAAGAAAACCTCGTTGCCTTGATTAAGATGTTTGGTCGAGTTGAAGATTATCAACGGGCGCAAACAGAAACTAAACCAGTAAAAGGTGCCGAAGGCCCAATTATCGATCAAAGTAGAGATGATGTTTTGACCAGTCAAGACGACGTCGACGATTTACTTTCCAGCTTAGGTTTTTAG
- a CDS encoding chemotaxis protein CheA — protein MAIDADEEILQDFLIEAGEILETLSEQLVQLENDPQDMDLLNAIFRGFHTVKGGAGFLNLTAMVEVCHITENIFDILRNGSRVANSDLMDSVLQALDAVNVMFDEVKAGQEPSSASAELLQQLEEFAHPDSGGAVATEPEPEPEPVEEVFEEPVASSGGASSDEISDDEFEALLDEIHGSGSFSPSPVEPPKAAAPEPSSNSDEISDDEFEALLDELHGKGGSVSAGAEAPSAPAPSGSDDAITDDEFEALLDQIHGAGQGPGANNAASNAAPAEPVKASPPKNETKNEPPKAAPKPSPKQPAQKAPAPKASAPASPAKPQPAPSSEGSQAAKAVAKPTNVTAESTVRVDTARLDDIMNMVGELVLARNRLKMLGQNYQDEALNKAVATLDVVTSDLQGSVMKTRMQPIKKVFGRFPRVVRDLARSLKKEISLNLVGEETDLDKNLVEALADPLVHLVRNSVDHGVESPEDRVAAGKPRTGKIVLSAAQEGDHILLAIEDDGKGMDPNALRKKAVEKGLMDSDQAERLNDTECFNLIFMAGFSTKEEISDVSGRGVGMDVVKTKITQLNGSLTIDSEMGKGTKILIKVPLTLAILPTLMVTVGEQVFALPLASVNEIFHLDLTKTNVVDGQETVIVREKALPLFYLDRWLSITAISPDKPKAGHVVIVQVGTHKVGFVVDALIGQEEVVIKPLGKSLQGTPGMAGATITSDGGIALILDVPSLLKHYAKRS, from the coding sequence ATGGCCATCGATGCCGACGAAGAAATATTACAAGACTTTTTGATCGAAGCCGGTGAGATACTTGAAACACTGTCAGAGCAGCTTGTTCAATTAGAAAATGATCCTCAAGATATGGATTTATTAAACGCCATATTTCGAGGGTTCCATACCGTCAAAGGCGGAGCGGGGTTTTTAAACCTAACTGCAATGGTTGAAGTTTGCCATATTACTGAGAACATTTTCGATATATTAAGAAATGGCAGTCGCGTTGCTAACTCTGATTTGATGGATTCAGTTCTGCAAGCGCTCGACGCTGTTAATGTCATGTTTGACGAAGTGAAGGCGGGTCAAGAACCCAGTTCTGCCTCCGCAGAACTACTGCAACAGCTTGAAGAGTTTGCCCACCCAGATAGTGGCGGGGCAGTTGCTACTGAACCAGAACCCGAACCCGAACCGGTTGAAGAGGTATTTGAAGAACCGGTCGCGAGTAGCGGCGGTGCCAGTAGTGATGAGATCAGTGATGATGAATTTGAGGCGTTGCTTGACGAGATTCATGGCAGTGGTTCGTTTTCACCCAGTCCTGTGGAACCGCCGAAGGCGGCTGCACCTGAACCTTCATCGAATAGCGATGAGATCAGTGATGATGAATTCGAAGCGTTATTAGACGAGCTGCACGGTAAAGGTGGTTCGGTGAGCGCTGGCGCTGAAGCGCCAAGCGCACCAGCACCCAGCGGATCTGATGATGCTATTACCGACGATGAGTTTGAAGCGTTACTGGATCAAATTCATGGGGCAGGCCAAGGGCCTGGTGCAAACAACGCCGCATCAAATGCGGCTCCAGCGGAACCTGTAAAAGCTTCTCCTCCTAAGAATGAAACTAAAAATGAGCCGCCAAAAGCAGCTCCAAAACCATCGCCAAAGCAACCGGCCCAGAAAGCGCCTGCTCCAAAAGCTAGTGCTCCCGCCAGTCCTGCCAAACCGCAACCGGCTCCATCGTCTGAGGGTTCTCAAGCAGCAAAAGCTGTGGCTAAGCCCACAAATGTAACCGCAGAGTCGACAGTACGCGTAGATACGGCTCGTCTTGATGACATAATGAATATGGTTGGTGAGCTGGTTTTGGCGCGAAATCGCTTAAAAATGCTTGGTCAAAATTATCAAGATGAAGCGTTGAATAAAGCGGTTGCAACTTTGGATGTAGTCACTTCCGATTTGCAAGGCTCAGTAATGAAAACTCGAATGCAGCCGATCAAGAAAGTGTTCGGTCGCTTCCCTCGAGTCGTCCGCGATTTAGCGCGAAGTCTTAAGAAAGAAATCTCTTTAAATCTTGTCGGTGAAGAAACTGATCTTGATAAAAACCTAGTTGAAGCACTTGCCGATCCGTTAGTGCATTTGGTTCGAAACTCGGTCGATCACGGAGTTGAAAGTCCAGAGGATCGCGTTGCAGCGGGCAAGCCTAGAACTGGAAAAATTGTTTTATCTGCAGCGCAAGAAGGTGACCATATTCTGTTGGCCATTGAAGACGATGGTAAAGGTATGGATCCCAATGCATTACGCAAAAAAGCCGTTGAAAAAGGATTAATGGATTCAGATCAGGCTGAGCGGTTAAACGATACAGAATGTTTTAATTTAATATTTATGGCTGGGTTCTCAACCAAAGAAGAGATCTCTGATGTCTCGGGTAGAGGCGTTGGCATGGATGTTGTTAAAACCAAAATCACTCAGTTAAACGGTAGCTTAACCATTGACTCAGAGATGGGTAAAGGGACTAAAATTCTTATCAAGGTTCCGCTGACGCTCGCAATTTTACCTACTTTGATGGTTACCGTTGGAGAGCAAGTTTTCGCTTTGCCGTTGGCGAGTGTGAATGAAATTTTTCACTTAGACTTAACTAAAACTAACGTTGTTGATGGACAAGAAACTGTAATCGTAAGGGAGAAAGCTCTACCTCTTTTCTACCTCGACCGTTGGTTATCAATCACGGCTATCTCTCCTGACAAGCCAAAAGCAGGACACGTGGTCATTGTACAAGTCGGAACTCATAAAGTCGGGTTCGTGGTTGATGCGTTGATTGGTCAAGAAGAAGTGGTCATCAAACCGCTTGGAAAGTCGTTGCAAGGTACTCCAGGTATGGCTGGTGCAACCATTACCAGCGATGGCGGCATAGCATTAATATTAGACGTTCCCAGTCTTCTAAAACATTACGCTAAGCGCTCTTAA